A section of the Paenibacillus yonginensis genome encodes:
- a CDS encoding NCS2 family permease, with the protein MDRFFKLKENGTSVRTEIIAGITTFMTMAYILFVNNLFLGPDGAGIPADGVFFATCVGAGLITIIMGLFVNIPIALAPGMGLNAYFMTVVLSSDGRITWQAALGAVFISGIIFLILTVTKIRQLLIVALPQSLKAAITVGIGLFVASIGLKLSNLIGVNLSGVTDPTQTIGGSSINFTFGDMVHSHEVQLTLIGLILIAVLMALRVKGALLIGIVATTLIGIPMGVTNTGGLSGATWFPNLNDLAVGKFDLGAAFKLGLFEIVFVFTFVELFDTFGTLVGTATRAGLMKDKEKGEKMIGKAMLVDAVGVSAGAVLGTSTVTSYVESTAGVAEGGRTGLTAITTGVLFLLSLFIAPLAGVVPSAATAPALIIVGVLMMGQVKSIEWDDFLYAFPAFVTIILMPFTGSIANGISAGILSYVILALCSNLVSKNKVKIHWLMWVLAVIVLARYIFIGSE; encoded by the coding sequence ATGGATCGTTTTTTCAAGCTGAAGGAGAACGGCACATCGGTAAGAACCGAAATTATTGCTGGTATTACCACGTTCATGACGATGGCGTACATCCTGTTCGTGAACAACCTGTTCCTGGGTCCGGACGGTGCCGGCATTCCGGCTGACGGCGTATTTTTCGCAACGTGCGTAGGTGCAGGCCTGATTACCATCATCATGGGCTTGTTCGTGAACATTCCGATCGCGCTGGCGCCGGGCATGGGTCTGAACGCTTATTTCATGACCGTCGTGCTCAGCTCGGACGGAAGAATTACCTGGCAGGCGGCTTTGGGCGCCGTGTTTATTTCGGGGATTATTTTCCTCATTCTGACGGTAACGAAGATTCGCCAGCTGCTGATTGTGGCTCTGCCGCAAAGCTTGAAGGCTGCAATTACGGTGGGTATTGGTTTGTTTGTTGCCAGCATCGGCCTTAAACTGAGCAATCTGATCGGCGTTAACCTGTCCGGTGTAACGGATCCAACCCAGACGATCGGCGGAAGCAGCATCAACTTTACGTTTGGCGATATGGTTCACAGCCATGAAGTGCAGCTGACTTTGATTGGTCTGATCCTCATTGCTGTTCTGATGGCGCTTCGCGTGAAAGGTGCGCTGCTGATCGGCATCGTAGCGACTACGCTGATCGGTATCCCGATGGGCGTTACCAATACAGGCGGTTTGTCCGGGGCAACCTGGTTCCCGAACCTGAATGATCTCGCTGTCGGCAAATTTGATCTTGGCGCCGCCTTTAAACTTGGTTTGTTCGAGATCGTATTCGTCTTCACTTTTGTTGAATTGTTCGACACGTTCGGTACCCTGGTTGGTACGGCGACCCGCGCCGGATTGATGAAGGACAAAGAGAAAGGCGAGAAAATGATCGGGAAAGCGATGCTGGTCGACGCTGTAGGCGTCAGTGCCGGTGCTGTTCTCGGTACAAGTACGGTTACGTCCTATGTGGAAAGTACGGCGGGTGTTGCCGAGGGCGGACGTACAGGTCTTACAGCAATTACGACCGGCGTATTGTTCCTGCTGTCCCTGTTTATCGCTCCGCTTGCCGGCGTTGTGCCTAGTGCAGCTACGGCTCCGGCGCTGATTATTGTCGGCGTGCTGATGATGGGCCAAGTGAAGAGCATCGAATGGGATGATTTCCTGTATGCATTCCCTGCTTTTGTAACGATTATTTTGATGCCATTTACAGGCAGCATCGCGAACGGAATTTCGGCAGGCATTTTGTCTTACGTCATTTTGGCCCTTTGCAGCAACCTGGTATCCAAGAACAAAGTGAAGATCCACTGGCTGATGTGGGTGCTGGCGGTCATCGTACTTGCCCGTTATATCTTTATCGGCTCGGAATAA
- a CDS encoding glycosyltransferase family 39 protein, protein MTEIRRNNKHVFFLALILLLTLMPKVVGAADANQLLNNSFEQVAGDMPEVWSQDMWLTDQGASRLWVDHQEAHTGTSSAAVQNIQPNHARWIQKLTVKPDTYYKISGWIKTSDIPLSSGGSGANLFISGVSASYPQVYDTQGNWQRVEFTGVTGPKQTEVTIAAGLGQYGALTTGTAYFDDISVEETVKPAATDAVVNMDTAKPETKRELPVSVTSTVFMLVLFSFFFAYVYRIYMRKDENLQPRLAYKMLLLILLVAAFVIRIWSGLRMEGYTGDLTTFMYWADRLQQTGLGQFYEKGVFADYPPGYLYVLYVLGAIKSALALADTSAAARLLFKLPAILADLAAGFLLYRLGRGKLGERLAVALAFIYLLNPAVWIDSANWGQIDGFFAVFLVLCLNALAGRKPTHSGVWFALAVLIKPQALIFTPVLLLAFLLQKKGWKTFLLTVLYGLLTTVILAAPFYWNNGGINGFYQLYRSTLSSYPYAVLNTFNLFSLAGGNWKPLTEKWGFLTFGTWGNLFLFLSVVLTAWFAWAGRTDRGREDRPGGSREDSKSRIFSVYLLALILISCVYLFGPKMHERYLFPALLISLFAFIQLKDRRLLLVFFGFSVTQYVNIDYVLKNYHDGNSATPIDGIAIVTAIVNLAFLAYLLLTAWGIAVKGQIRQLPGTSRDERHMTDKLILEELEQSAISVRNPRMQRKDWMWVGAITLLYAVIALYQLGDFKSPSTYWQTTADGENFYVDLGSTKSLERINLFAGPGQGVVKMEFSNTPDHWDHAVELDLYGKVFKWSTADTLIDARYIKFTAVSAKTIVHEAAIYGRGSNQAIPVASIQKEAVSPEDTGSPDLLFDEPDTDVYRPSYMNSTYFDEIYHPRTAYEYLKGMPVYENTHPPLGKILIALGIKIFGLSPFGWRIVGTVFGIGMLPLMYRMALTLFGRSRYAITATLLFALDFMHFAQTRMATIDVYAVFFLMVMYYFMHRYMSHNFYTIPLGKTLIPLGLAGLFFGIGSASKWNVAYGGAGLAVMLGMYLYARFREMQAARRWMAQNGETSLEETEGSGGASRSNLYRITANRFTRNTVITLASCVIFFIVIPAIIYSLSFIPVLNEAAGGYTFKNLINAQIHMYDYHSQLTATHPYSSQWWQWPFMKRPLWLYNGPDLAPGMKATMVTMGNPLIWWTGIFAILLTIWVSIKRRDRVMYSVWIAYLSVYIPWVLVPRYTFIYHYFTMVPFMILGIVYMMKLGEERYTWFKKIRISYILLAALLFLLFYPALSGLTVSKAYIDNLLRWFPSWDF, encoded by the coding sequence ATGACAGAAATTCGACGGAACAATAAGCATGTCTTCTTCCTTGCTCTCATCCTTCTGTTGACCTTGATGCCGAAGGTCGTGGGGGCGGCGGATGCCAACCAGCTGCTTAACAACAGCTTTGAGCAGGTAGCCGGAGACATGCCTGAGGTGTGGAGCCAGGATATGTGGCTGACCGATCAAGGGGCCAGCAGGCTGTGGGTTGACCATCAGGAGGCGCATACCGGGACTTCATCCGCAGCGGTGCAAAATATTCAGCCCAACCATGCCAGATGGATTCAAAAGCTGACGGTTAAACCGGATACCTACTATAAAATATCCGGCTGGATCAAAACCTCCGATATACCGCTCTCCTCGGGCGGAAGCGGTGCGAATCTGTTCATTTCCGGAGTGAGCGCGAGTTATCCGCAGGTTTATGATACTCAGGGGAACTGGCAGAGAGTTGAATTTACTGGCGTAACAGGACCTAAACAGACCGAAGTGACCATTGCTGCGGGACTCGGGCAATACGGCGCACTCACGACCGGAACGGCCTATTTTGACGATATATCTGTAGAAGAAACGGTTAAACCGGCTGCGACAGATGCCGTAGTCAATATGGATACCGCCAAACCGGAGACCAAACGGGAACTGCCGGTTTCGGTTACTTCTACCGTGTTCATGCTTGTTTTGTTCAGTTTCTTCTTTGCTTACGTATACCGCATTTATATGCGGAAGGATGAAAATCTTCAGCCGCGTCTTGCTTATAAGATGCTGCTGCTGATCCTGCTGGTTGCCGCCTTCGTTATCCGGATCTGGTCCGGACTGCGGATGGAAGGTTATACGGGGGATTTGACCACTTTTATGTACTGGGCTGACCGGCTTCAGCAGACGGGGCTGGGACAATTTTATGAAAAAGGGGTCTTCGCTGATTACCCGCCGGGATATCTGTATGTTCTATACGTGCTTGGCGCCATTAAATCGGCGCTGGCGCTGGCCGATACCTCGGCCGCAGCCAGACTGCTGTTTAAGCTTCCAGCGATCCTGGCTGATCTTGCGGCAGGGTTCCTGCTGTACCGGCTGGGCCGCGGCAAACTCGGCGAACGCCTTGCGGTGGCGCTGGCCTTTATTTATCTGCTTAACCCGGCTGTATGGATCGATTCGGCCAATTGGGGGCAGATTGACGGATTTTTTGCCGTCTTTCTTGTATTGTGCTTGAATGCGCTCGCGGGACGTAAACCGACTCATTCAGGAGTTTGGTTCGCTCTTGCGGTGCTTATTAAACCTCAGGCGCTGATTTTTACGCCGGTGCTGCTGCTTGCTTTCCTCCTGCAGAAGAAGGGCTGGAAAACATTCCTGTTAACCGTTCTCTACGGTTTGCTTACAACGGTTATTCTGGCAGCGCCTTTCTATTGGAATAATGGCGGGATCAACGGTTTTTATCAATTATATAGATCAACCTTATCTTCTTATCCTTATGCGGTGCTTAACACGTTTAATTTGTTTTCACTGGCCGGGGGGAATTGGAAGCCGCTTACGGAGAAGTGGGGTTTCCTGACTTTCGGAACATGGGGCAACCTGTTTTTGTTCCTTTCTGTAGTGTTGACCGCCTGGTTTGCATGGGCTGGCAGAACGGACAGGGGGAGGGAAGATCGTCCCGGCGGTTCAAGAGAGGACTCCAAAAGCAGAATATTCAGCGTTTATCTGCTGGCTCTGATTCTCATTTCCTGCGTTTATCTATTTGGACCGAAAATGCACGAACGTTATTTGTTCCCGGCACTTCTTATTTCCTTGTTTGCTTTTATCCAGCTTAAAGACCGCCGGCTGCTGCTCGTCTTCTTCGGGTTTAGCGTTACCCAATACGTGAATATCGATTACGTGCTTAAAAATTACCATGATGGCAATTCGGCAACGCCGATTGACGGTATAGCCATCGTGACCGCCATCGTCAATCTGGCTTTCCTTGCCTATCTGCTGCTGACCGCTTGGGGAATTGCGGTTAAAGGGCAAATCCGGCAACTGCCGGGGACTTCGCGTGATGAGCGCCATATGACCGATAAGCTGATTCTCGAAGAGCTGGAGCAGTCAGCCATCTCTGTCCGCAATCCCCGTATGCAGCGCAAGGACTGGATGTGGGTCGGAGCCATTACGCTGCTTTATGCGGTTATCGCTTTATATCAGCTTGGGGACTTCAAGTCTCCCTCGACCTATTGGCAAACGACGGCTGATGGAGAGAATTTCTATGTGGACCTTGGGTCCACCAAGTCGCTGGAACGGATCAACCTGTTTGCCGGCCCGGGCCAAGGTGTAGTCAAAATGGAATTCAGCAATACGCCGGATCATTGGGACCATGCCGTGGAGCTTGACCTTTACGGCAAGGTGTTTAAGTGGAGTACGGCGGACACCCTTATTGATGCCCGGTATATTAAATTCACAGCCGTATCGGCCAAGACGATCGTACATGAAGCAGCTATTTACGGCCGCGGGTCAAATCAGGCGATTCCCGTTGCTTCTATTCAAAAAGAGGCTGTTTCCCCGGAGGATACCGGTTCCCCAGATCTGCTGTTCGATGAGCCGGATACGGACGTATATAGACCCAGCTACATGAACAGCACTTATTTTGATGAGATCTATCATCCCAGAACAGCTTATGAATACCTGAAGGGAATGCCTGTTTATGAAAATACCCATCCGCCGCTCGGCAAAATCCTGATTGCGCTCGGCATCAAAATTTTCGGCCTCAGCCCGTTTGGCTGGCGGATTGTAGGAACGGTATTCGGGATCGGCATGCTGCCGCTTATGTACCGGATGGCGCTTACCTTGTTTGGCAGAAGCCGTTATGCCATCACGGCAACGCTGCTGTTCGCCTTGGACTTTATGCATTTCGCACAGACAAGGATGGCGACTATCGATGTGTATGCGGTCTTTTTCCTAATGGTTATGTATTACTTCATGCATCGTTACATGTCGCATAATTTCTATACGATTCCGCTCGGCAAAACATTGATCCCATTAGGCTTGGCCGGCTTGTTCTTCGGTATCGGATCGGCTTCCAAATGGAATGTCGCTTATGGAGGCGCCGGATTAGCCGTGATGCTGGGGATGTACTTGTATGCTCGCTTTCGGGAAATGCAGGCGGCGCGGCGCTGGATGGCTCAAAACGGAGAGACTTCTTTAGAAGAGACTGAAGGAAGTGGGGGTGCGTCCCGGAGCAACTTGTACCGGATAACGGCGAACCGGTTTACCCGCAATACGGTCATCACGCTGGCGAGCTGCGTAATCTTTTTTATCGTCATTCCTGCGATCATTTACAGTTTGTCTTTCATTCCGGTATTAAACGAAGCGGCCGGGGGCTACACGTTCAAGAACCTGATCAACGCGCAGATTCATATGTATGACTATCACAGCCAGCTTACGGCGACACATCCTTATTCCTCGCAGTGGTGGCAGTGGCCGTTTATGAAACGTCCGCTTTGGCTGTACAATGGCCCTGATCTGGCGCCGGGCATGAAAGCCACCATGGTAACGATGGGGAATCCGCTGATTTGGTGGACGGGAATATTTGCGATCCTGCTCACGATCTGGGTATCCATCAAGCGGCGGGACCGGGTAATGTACAGCGTCTGGATAGCTTATCTGTCCGTCTACATTCCTTGGGTGCTCGTCCCTCGTTATACTTTTATTTATCATTATTTTACGATGGTGCCGTTTATGATCCTCGGCATTGTTTATATGATGAAGCTGGGGGAAGAGCGGTATACCTGGTTTAAAAAGATCCGGATCAGCTACATTCTTCTGGCTGCACTGCTGTTCCTGCTGTTCTATCCGGCCTTGTCTGGTCTTACAGTCAGCAAGGCGTACATTGATAATCTGCTTAGATGGTTCCCAAGTTGGGACTTCTAA
- a CDS encoding restriction endonuclease — MQLNEWLYTTNYKSFNEWQNLVINGGDVYPSVRIPYDEWLDEYLDNIEDVPLIDVKNLLRHLLEPITRNQDLSDYSINKIMLQSKDAKLSKRAKTRASSERLIRLSKGRDAWEGITWVLDLLPNKPYNAAQALESYIYSQPNLPDDRIIGIGQCIGIIYAKFIYCENSLGKLMNLKPIEFEWFIENLYESMGYETLWTSASRDGGKDIIATAIRPDGVEQVYIECKLYKTTPLTIETVRAFSRVIEKNEVNRGVIFCTGHASESLKNEDRRIHIWTYDDMQTLFNAHLGSDWSERVERIVENKRRKYSPKHV; from the coding sequence TTGCAATTAAATGAATGGCTCTATACTACTAATTATAAGTCATTTAATGAGTGGCAAAACCTTGTGATTAATGGGGGAGATGTTTACCCATCTGTGAGGATTCCCTATGATGAGTGGCTAGATGAATACTTGGATAATATTGAAGATGTACCTTTAATAGATGTGAAAAATTTGTTGAGACATCTGTTAGAACCTATAACACGTAATCAAGACTTAAGTGATTATTCTATAAATAAGATTATGCTTCAATCCAAGGATGCGAAGCTGAGCAAGCGTGCTAAAACAAGGGCAAGCAGCGAACGATTAATACGATTGAGTAAGGGACGGGACGCTTGGGAAGGGATAACATGGGTATTAGACCTTCTTCCTAATAAGCCTTATAATGCGGCTCAAGCACTTGAAAGTTACATTTATTCTCAGCCTAACCTTCCTGATGATCGAATAATTGGTATAGGACAATGTATTGGAATTATTTATGCGAAGTTTATTTATTGTGAAAATTCACTCGGAAAGTTAATGAATCTTAAGCCAATAGAATTCGAATGGTTCATTGAGAATCTATACGAGAGCATGGGTTACGAGACCTTATGGACATCAGCGAGTCGTGACGGAGGAAAAGATATAATTGCAACAGCTATAAGGCCGGACGGTGTTGAGCAAGTATATATAGAATGTAAATTGTATAAAACGACCCCACTTACTATTGAGACCGTTCGAGCATTTAGTAGAGTAATAGAAAAGAACGAAGTAAATAGAGGAGTTATTTTCTGTACTGGTCATGCTAGTGAGAGTCTTAAAAATGAAGACAGGAGGATTCATATATGGACGTATGATGATATGCAAACTCTTTTTAATGCTCATTTAGGAAGTGATTGGTCTGAAAGAGTTGAGAGAATTGTGGAAAACAAGAGAAGAAAATATAGTCCCAAGCATGTCTAG